The following proteins are co-located in the Escherichia fergusonii ATCC 35469 genome:
- the fepA gene encoding siderophore enterobactin receptor FepA → MNKKIHSLALLVNLGIYGVAQAQEPTDTPVSHDDTIVVTAAEQNLQAPGVSTITADEIRKNPVARDVSEIIRTMPGVNLTGNSTSGQRGNNRQIDIRGMGPENTLILIDGKPVSSRNSVRQGWRGERDTRGDTSWVPPEMIERIEVLRGPAAARYGNGAAGGVVNIITKKGSGEWHGSWDAYFNAPEHKEEGATKRTNFSLTGPLGDQFSFRLYGNLDKTQADAWDINQGHQSARAGTYATTLPAGREGVINKDINGVVRWDFAPMQSLELEAGYSRQGNLYAGDTQNTNSDAYTRSKYGDETNRLYRQNYSLTWNGGWDNGVTTSNWVQYEHTRNSRIPEGLAGGTEGKFNEKATQDFVDIDLDDVMLHSEVNLPIDFLVNQTLTLGTEWNQQRMKDLSSNTQALTGTNTGGAIDGVSATDRSPYSKAEIFSLFAENNMELTDSTIVTPGLRFDHHSIVGNNWSPALNISQGLGDDFTLKMGIARAYKAPSLYQTNPNYILYSKGQGCYASAGGCYLQGNDDLKAETSINKEIGLEFKRDGWLAGVTWFRNDYRNKIEAGYVAVGQNAVGTDLYQWDNVPKAVVEGLEGSLNVPVSETVMWTNNITYMLKSENKTTGDRLSIIPEYTLNSTLSWQAREDLSMQTTFTWYGKQQPKKYNYKGQPAVGPETKEISPYSIVGLSATWDVTKNVSLTGGVDNLFDKRLWRAGNAQTTGDLAGANYIAGAGAYTYNEPGRTWYMSVNTHF, encoded by the coding sequence ATGAACAAGAAGATTCATTCCCTGGCCTTGTTGGTCAATCTGGGGATTTATGGGGTAGCGCAGGCACAAGAGCCAACCGATACTCCTGTTTCACATGACGATACTATTGTCGTTACCGCCGCCGAGCAGAACTTGCAGGCGCCTGGCGTTTCGACCATCACCGCAGATGAAATCCGCAAAAACCCGGTTGCCCGCGATGTGTCGGAGATCATTCGTACCATGCCTGGCGTTAACCTGACCGGTAACTCCACCAGTGGTCAGCGTGGTAATAACCGCCAGATTGATATTCGCGGCATGGGTCCGGAAAACACGCTGATTTTGATTGACGGTAAGCCTGTCAGCAGCCGTAACTCGGTGCGTCAGGGCTGGCGTGGCGAGCGTGATACCCGTGGTGATACCTCCTGGGTGCCGCCTGAAATGATTGAACGTATTGAAGTTCTGCGTGGTCCGGCAGCTGCGCGTTATGGCAACGGCGCGGCGGGCGGCGTGGTTAACATCATTACCAAAAAAGGCAGCGGCGAGTGGCACGGCTCCTGGGATGCTTATTTCAATGCGCCAGAACATAAAGAGGAAGGTGCCACCAAACGCACCAACTTTAGCTTGACCGGTCCGCTGGGCGACCAATTCAGCTTTCGTTTATATGGCAACCTCGACAAAACTCAGGCTGATGCGTGGGATATTAACCAGGGCCATCAGTCCGCGCGTGCCGGAACCTATGCCACGACGTTACCAGCCGGGCGCGAAGGGGTGATCAACAAAGATATCAATGGCGTGGTGCGTTGGGACTTCGCCCCTATGCAGTCACTCGAACTTGAAGCGGGCTACAGCCGCCAGGGTAACCTGTATGCGGGTGACACCCAGAACACCAACTCTGACGCTTACACTCGCTCTAAATATGGCGATGAAACCAACCGCCTGTATCGCCAGAACTACTCGCTGACCTGGAACGGTGGCTGGGATAACGGCGTGACCACCAGCAATTGGGTGCAGTACGAACACACCCGTAACTCGCGTATACCGGAAGGTTTGGCGGGCGGCACCGAAGGGAAATTTAACGAAAAAGCGACACAAGATTTCGTCGATATCGATCTTGATGACGTGATGTTGCACAGCGAAGTTAACCTGCCGATTGATTTCCTCGTTAACCAGACGCTGACGCTGGGGACTGAGTGGAATCAGCAGCGGATGAAGGACTTAAGTTCCAACACCCAGGCCCTGACCGGAACGAATACCGGCGGTGCTATTGATGGTGTAAGTGCTACTGACCGTAGCCCATATTCAAAGGCAGAAATTTTCTCGCTGTTTGCCGAAAACAATATGGAGCTGACTGACAGCACCATCGTAACGCCGGGGCTGCGTTTCGATCATCACAGCATTGTCGGCAATAACTGGAGTCCGGCGCTGAATATATCGCAAGGTTTAGGCGATGACTTCACGCTGAAAATGGGCATCGCCCGTGCTTATAAAGCGCCGAGCCTGTACCAGACTAACCCGAACTACATTCTCTACAGTAAAGGTCAGGGCTGCTATGCCAGCGCGGGCGGCTGCTATTTGCAAGGTAATGATGACCTGAAAGCGGAAACCAGCATCAACAAAGAGATTGGTCTGGAGTTCAAACGCGACGGCTGGCTGGCGGGTGTCACCTGGTTCCGTAACGATTATCGCAATAAGATTGAAGCGGGCTATGTGGCTGTCGGGCAAAACGCAGTCGGCACCGATCTCTATCAGTGGGATAACGTTCCAAAAGCGGTGGTTGAAGGTCTGGAAGGATCGTTAAATGTGCCGGTTAGCGAAACGGTGATGTGGACCAATAACATCACTTATATGCTGAAGAGTGAAAACAAAACCACGGGCGACCGTTTATCGATCATCCCGGAATATACGTTGAACTCAACGCTGAGCTGGCAGGCACGGGAAGATTTGTCGATGCAAACGACCTTCACCTGGTACGGCAAGCAGCAGCCGAAGAAGTACAACTATAAAGGTCAGCCAGCGGTTGGACCGGAAACCAAAGAAATCAGTCCGTACAGCATTGTGGGCCTGAGCGCGACCTGGGATGTGACGAAGAATGTCAGTCTGACCGGCGGCGTGGACAACCTGTTCGACAAGCGTTTGTGGCGTGCGGGTAATGCCCAGACCACGGGCGATTTGGCAGGAGCCAACTATATCGCGGGTGCCGGGGCGTATACCTATAACGAGCCGGGACGTACATGGTATATGAGCGTAAACACTCACTTCTGA
- the entD gene encoding enterobactin synthase subunit EntD, with the protein MKTTHTSLPFAGHTLHFVEFDPVSFREQDLLWLPHYAQLQHAGRKRKTEHLAGRIAAVYALREYGYKCVPAIGELRQPVWPAEVYGSISHCGTTALAVVSRQQIGIDIEEIFSVQTARELTDNIITPAEHERLAECGLTFSLALTLAFSAKESAFKTGEIQTDAGFQHYQIGNCQHQQMKISGPNGDHIVQWLVRGNNVITLCRADKHPHTAACGLSGG; encoded by the coding sequence ATGAAAACTACGCATACCTCCCTCCCCTTTGCCGGACATACGCTGCATTTTGTTGAGTTCGATCCAGTAAGTTTTCGCGAGCAGGATTTACTCTGGCTGCCACACTACGCACAACTGCAACACGCTGGACGTAAACGTAAAACAGAGCATTTAGCCGGACGGATCGCTGCTGTTTACGCCTTGCGGGAATATGGCTATAAATGTGTGCCCGCAATCGGCGAGCTACGCCAACCTGTGTGGCCTGCGGAGGTATACGGCAGTATTAGCCACTGCGGGACTACGGCATTGGCAGTGGTATCCCGTCAACAGATTGGCATTGATATCGAAGAGATTTTCTCTGTACAAACCGCAAGAGAATTGACAGACAACATTATTACACCAGCAGAACACGAGCGACTCGCAGAATGCGGTTTAACCTTTTCTCTGGCGCTGACACTGGCATTTTCCGCCAAAGAGAGCGCATTTAAGACAGGCGAGATCCAAACTGATGCCGGTTTTCAGCACTACCAAATTGGAAATTGTCAGCATCAACAGATGAAGATAAGTGGGCCGAATGGCGACCATATTGTGCAGTGGTTAGTAAGGGGTAATAACGTTATTACCTTGTGCCGGGCAGATAAACACCCGCACACTGCCGCATGCGGGTTGTCTGGCGGATAA
- a CDS encoding transketolase family protein yields the protein MRNSEHLANVMVQAFIDAVNEGIDLVPVVADSTSTAKIAPFIKQFPDRLVNVGIAEQSMVGTAAGLALGGKVAVTCNAAPFLIARANEQIKVDVCYNFTNVKLFGLNAGASYGPLASTHHAIDDIAVMRGFGNIQIFAPSSPLECRQVIDYALRYQGPVYIRMDGKALPEIHDEDYRFVPGAVVTLREGSELALVATGSTVHEVVDAAELLAQSGIAATVVSVPSIRPCDTKALLAVLKGCKAVMTVEEHNVNGGLGSLVAEVLAEAGTGIKLKRAGIMDGEYAAAADRGWLRQHHGFDAAGIAAQAREML from the coding sequence CGTAAATGAGGGGATCGATTTGGTGCCTGTGGTGGCTGATTCAACGTCTACGGCAAAAATTGCTCCCTTTATTAAGCAATTTCCTGACCGACTGGTGAATGTGGGTATTGCCGAACAGAGTATGGTTGGTACAGCTGCCGGGCTGGCGCTGGGCGGCAAGGTGGCTGTTACTTGCAATGCCGCGCCGTTTCTTATCGCTCGCGCTAACGAGCAAATCAAGGTTGATGTCTGCTACAACTTTACCAACGTAAAATTGTTCGGTCTGAATGCCGGGGCGAGTTATGGACCGCTAGCGAGCACGCATCATGCGATTGATGACATTGCGGTTATGCGTGGTTTCGGCAATATCCAGATCTTTGCCCCGTCTTCACCGCTGGAGTGCCGTCAGGTGATTGATTATGCCCTTCGCTATCAGGGACCTGTTTATATCCGTATGGACGGTAAAGCCCTGCCGGAAATCCACGATGAGGACTACCGATTTGTGCCTGGTGCCGTGGTGACTTTACGCGAGGGCAGCGAACTGGCGCTGGTAGCCACAGGTTCTACCGTTCATGAAGTGGTCGATGCCGCAGAACTTTTAGCGCAATCTGGTATCGCGGCTACAGTTGTCAGCGTACCGTCGATTCGCCCATGCGACACCAAAGCATTGCTGGCAGTGTTAAAAGGATGCAAAGCAGTGATGACGGTTGAAGAGCATAACGTCAATGGCGGCCTTGGTAGCCTGGTCGCGGAAGTGTTGGCAGAGGCCGGAACGGGGATCAAATTAAAACGCGCGGGCATTATGGATGGAGAATATGCCGCAGCGGCGGATCGTGGGTGGTTGCGTCAGCATCATGGCTTTGATGCTGCCGGAATTGCAGCTCAGGCACGGGAAATGCTTTGA